The following are encoded together in the Ranitomeya imitator isolate aRanImi1 chromosome 4, aRanImi1.pri, whole genome shotgun sequence genome:
- the LOC138677140 gene encoding lysozyme C-1-like: protein MKVFLCLGFLLCLYLGSEAKVYSRCELYRIFQQTGLAGYHGYSAANWICLAYYESNYNTAAVNNNGPSRDYGIFQINSKWWCNDGKTAGAVNACRISCQSLLNDNIYDDIECAKRVVRDPNGISAWVAWRNHCKGKNLSHFSAGC from the exons ATGAAGGTCTTTCTCTGCCTCGGCTTCCTTCTCTGCTTGTATCTTGGCTCAGAAGCGAAAGTCTATTCCCGTTGTGAGTTGTACAGAATCTTTCAGCAAACTGGACTGGCTGGATATCATGGCTACAGTGCTGCAAACT GGATATGCCTTGCCTACTATGAGAGTAACTATAACACAGCCGCTGTAAACAACAATGGTCCAAGCCGTGACTATGGAATATTTCAGATCAACAGCAAATGGTGGTGCAATGACGGAAAAACTGCAGGAGCAGTAAATGCTTGTCGCATCAGTTGCCAAA GTCTCTTGAATGATAACATTTATGATGATATCGAGTGTGCTAAACGAGTTGTGAGAGACCCCAATGGCATCTCAGCTTG GGTTGCTTGGAGGAATCACTGCAAAGGAAAGAATCTGAGCCATTTTTCAGCAGGATGCTAA